A window from Apostichopus japonicus isolate 1M-3 chromosome 2, ASM3797524v1, whole genome shotgun sequence encodes these proteins:
- the LOC139976069 gene encoding uncharacterized protein isoform X2 → MAATLFPMAACLLLSIMPTLAQNQCTPNPCQLNGFCVAYQDDFICVCPMGAIGKTCIETTDPPSTIAATTSYQPTMVSGHSRTTVDRLNIFSTVMSTFPEETTKSTDGGSTVPLNVVVTDGNIDTRTEAASQQTSTQKIDQTRVSPFTSEGYETVSSDLTSTNIISDHVGSTDIVSNLSDSKTNQDFVTSLDQSVSSSTMITTTAESSESSYSNKISRGTEDMPDVVTTVTVSADTSSQESVTSTAGQSKSDRTLVVTDINSTANEPSSPTRSSTLATVTSILARLTSERSGEPTNEMSTRNPSTQRFEPMSESTEGLIISKCVPGLCGIGGVCLTIPIGFFCICPEGLSGDRCQLGP, encoded by the exons ATGGCCGCTACCTTATTTCCGATGGCAGCTTGTCTTTTATTATCCATAATGCCAACACTGGCAC AGAATCAGTGTACCCCTAATCCTTGTCAACTCAACGGATTTTGCGTTGCATACCAGGACGATTTCATATGTGTTTGCCCAATGGGTGCTATCGGAAAGACCTGTATTGAAACAACAG ATCCGCCATCGACGATAGCTGCTACCACCTCATACCAACCTACTATGGTTTCAGGTCATTCTCGCACTACGGTGGATAGGCTCAACATTTTCTCTACTGTGATGTCAACTTTTCCTGAAGAGACGACGAAATCGACTGATGGAGGGTCAACTGTTCCACTTAATGTTGTTGTCACTGATGGTAACATCGATACTAGAACAGAGGCTGCTTCTCAACAAACATCAACTCAGAAGATTGATCAGACCAGAGTATCTCCTTTCACATCAGAGGGCTATGAAACTGTTTCTTCAGATTTAACATCAACAAACATTATATCAGATCATGTCGGTAGCACTGATATCGTGAGTAACTTATCGGATAGTAAAACAAACCAGGATTTCGTCACATCTCTCGATCAGTCAGTATCGTCTTCAACGATGATAACAACAACTGCTGAATCATCAGAATCTTCATATTCTAACAAAATATCACGAGGGACGGAAGACATGCCTGATGTTGTAACCACGGTGACCGTTTCAGCTGACACATCTAGCCAGGAATCTGTGACTTCGACCGCAGGGCAATCAAAGTCTGACAGGACATTGGTGGTCACGGATATTAATTCCACAG CAAACGAACCATCTTCACCTACGAGAAGTTCCACTTTAGCAACGGTTACTTCTATACTTGCTCGGTTAACTTCAGAACGATCTGGAGAACCAACAAACGAAATGTCAACCAGGAACCCTTCCACCCAACGATTTGAACCAATGTCAGAGTCGACAG AAGGTTTAATCATCTCTAAATGTGTGCCTGGTCTGTGTGGTATTGGAGGTGTGTGTCTTACAATACCAATAGGTTTCTTTTGTATCTGCCCCGAAGGATTGTCTGGAGACAGATGTCAATTAG GTCCGTGA
- the LOC139976069 gene encoding uncharacterized protein isoform X1 — translation MAATLFPMAACLLLSIMPTLAQNQCTPNPCQLNGFCVAYQDDFICVCPMGAIGKTCIETTDPPSTIAATTSYQPTMVSGHSRTTVDRLNIFSTVMSTFPEETTKSTDGGSTVPLNVVVTDGNIDTRTEAASQQTSTQKIDQTRVSPFTSEGYETVSSDLTSTNIISDHVGSTDIVSNLSDSKTNQDFVTSLDQSVSSSTMITTTAESSESSYSNKISRGTEDMPDVVTTVTVSADTSSQESVTSTAGQSKSDRTLVVTDINSTGALLSPSSMAYDVRTDVLTTDSNNDISMASLVTTTTLRPLTNSPANEPSSPTRSSTLATVTSILARLTSERSGEPTNEMSTRNPSTQRFEPMSESTEGLIISKCVPGLCGIGGVCLTIPIGFFCICPEGLSGDRCQLGP, via the exons ATGGCCGCTACCTTATTTCCGATGGCAGCTTGTCTTTTATTATCCATAATGCCAACACTGGCAC AGAATCAGTGTACCCCTAATCCTTGTCAACTCAACGGATTTTGCGTTGCATACCAGGACGATTTCATATGTGTTTGCCCAATGGGTGCTATCGGAAAGACCTGTATTGAAACAACAG ATCCGCCATCGACGATAGCTGCTACCACCTCATACCAACCTACTATGGTTTCAGGTCATTCTCGCACTACGGTGGATAGGCTCAACATTTTCTCTACTGTGATGTCAACTTTTCCTGAAGAGACGACGAAATCGACTGATGGAGGGTCAACTGTTCCACTTAATGTTGTTGTCACTGATGGTAACATCGATACTAGAACAGAGGCTGCTTCTCAACAAACATCAACTCAGAAGATTGATCAGACCAGAGTATCTCCTTTCACATCAGAGGGCTATGAAACTGTTTCTTCAGATTTAACATCAACAAACATTATATCAGATCATGTCGGTAGCACTGATATCGTGAGTAACTTATCGGATAGTAAAACAAACCAGGATTTCGTCACATCTCTCGATCAGTCAGTATCGTCTTCAACGATGATAACAACAACTGCTGAATCATCAGAATCTTCATATTCTAACAAAATATCACGAGGGACGGAAGACATGCCTGATGTTGTAACCACGGTGACCGTTTCAGCTGACACATCTAGCCAGGAATCTGTGACTTCGACCGCAGGGCAATCAAAGTCTGACAGGACATTGGTGGTCACGGATATTAATTCCACAGGTGCGTTACTGTCCCCAAGTTCAATGGCTTATGACGTAAGGACCGATGTCTTAACTACAGATTCGAACAACGATATCTCAATGGCCTCCTTGGTAACCACCACGACTCTACGACCATTAACCAACAGTCCAG CAAACGAACCATCTTCACCTACGAGAAGTTCCACTTTAGCAACGGTTACTTCTATACTTGCTCGGTTAACTTCAGAACGATCTGGAGAACCAACAAACGAAATGTCAACCAGGAACCCTTCCACCCAACGATTTGAACCAATGTCAGAGTCGACAG AAGGTTTAATCATCTCTAAATGTGTGCCTGGTCTGTGTGGTATTGGAGGTGTGTGTCTTACAATACCAATAGGTTTCTTTTGTATCTGCCCCGAAGGATTGTCTGGAGACAGATGTCAATTAG GTCCGTGA
- the LOC139976069 gene encoding uncharacterized protein isoform X3, translating into MLLTDPPSTIAATTSYQPTMVSGHSRTTVDRLNIFSTVMSTFPEETTKSTDGGSTVPLNVVVTDGNIDTRTEAASQQTSTQKIDQTRVSPFTSEGYETVSSDLTSTNIISDHVGSTDIVSNLSDSKTNQDFVTSLDQSVSSSTMITTTAESSESSYSNKISRGTEDMPDVVTTVTVSADTSSQESVTSTAGQSKSDRTLVVTDINSTGALLSPSSMAYDVRTDVLTTDSNNDISMASLVTTTTLRPLTNSPANEPSSPTRSSTLATVTSILARLTSERSGEPTNEMSTRNPSTQRFEPMSESTEGLIISKCVPGLCGIGGVCLTIPIGFFCICPEGLSGDRCQLGP; encoded by the exons ATGTTACTCACAGATCCGCCATCGACGATAGCTGCTACCACCTCATACCAACCTACTATGGTTTCAGGTCATTCTCGCACTACGGTGGATAGGCTCAACATTTTCTCTACTGTGATGTCAACTTTTCCTGAAGAGACGACGAAATCGACTGATGGAGGGTCAACTGTTCCACTTAATGTTGTTGTCACTGATGGTAACATCGATACTAGAACAGAGGCTGCTTCTCAACAAACATCAACTCAGAAGATTGATCAGACCAGAGTATCTCCTTTCACATCAGAGGGCTATGAAACTGTTTCTTCAGATTTAACATCAACAAACATTATATCAGATCATGTCGGTAGCACTGATATCGTGAGTAACTTATCGGATAGTAAAACAAACCAGGATTTCGTCACATCTCTCGATCAGTCAGTATCGTCTTCAACGATGATAACAACAACTGCTGAATCATCAGAATCTTCATATTCTAACAAAATATCACGAGGGACGGAAGACATGCCTGATGTTGTAACCACGGTGACCGTTTCAGCTGACACATCTAGCCAGGAATCTGTGACTTCGACCGCAGGGCAATCAAAGTCTGACAGGACATTGGTGGTCACGGATATTAATTCCACAGGTGCGTTACTGTCCCCAAGTTCAATGGCTTATGACGTAAGGACCGATGTCTTAACTACAGATTCGAACAACGATATCTCAATGGCCTCCTTGGTAACCACCACGACTCTACGACCATTAACCAACAGTCCAG CAAACGAACCATCTTCACCTACGAGAAGTTCCACTTTAGCAACGGTTACTTCTATACTTGCTCGGTTAACTTCAGAACGATCTGGAGAACCAACAAACGAAATGTCAACCAGGAACCCTTCCACCCAACGATTTGAACCAATGTCAGAGTCGACAG AAGGTTTAATCATCTCTAAATGTGTGCCTGGTCTGTGTGGTATTGGAGGTGTGTGTCTTACAATACCAATAGGTTTCTTTTGTATCTGCCCCGAAGGATTGTCTGGAGACAGATGTCAATTAG GTCCGTGA